CATGGCGTGGCTGGATACGGGAACTGTTTTGGCGTTCCGAACGTGGGTGGAGAGACGCGATTTGAGGCCTGTTATTCGGGCAATCCGTTGCTGAATGCGTTTGCGCTGGGGCTGGTCCGCAGCGATGAGATCTTTTATGCGAAGGCTACGGGCGTTGGCAATCCTGTGATCTATGTCGGCGCGAAGACGGGCCGCGATGGGATCCATGGCGCGACGATGGCGAGCGAGGAGTTCACCGAAGGCTCCGAACAGAAGCGGCCTAATGTGCAGATGGGCGATCCGTTTCTGGAGAAGCTGCTGCTGGAGGCTTGCCTGGAGGCGATGGCTACGGGTGCCGTGCTTGGGATTCAGGATATGGGCGCGGCTGGGTTGACGTGCTCGACGTGTGAGATGGGTGCGAGGGGCGATCTTGGGTTGACGGTGGAGTTGGATCTGGTACCGCAGCGCGAGACATCGATGTCGAGCTACGAGATTATGCTGTCGGAGTCGCAGGAGCGGATGCTGCTGGTGGCCGACAAGGCGCGGGCGCAAGAGGTTCTGGATGTGTTCGCGAAGTGGGGGCTGGATGCTTCGATCGTCGGAGTGGTGACAGAGAAGCCGAATATGGTGATTACGCAGCATGGAGAGCTGGTGGCGGATATTCCGAATCGATCGCTGACCGACGATGCGCCGCTGTATCACCGGCCTGTCGGGGTTTGGAAGGCTCCGGTGCCGCTGGATCCTCCGGCGCATGTGCTGGAAGAGTTGAAGAGGCCTCGGGACTACACGGCGGATTTGAAGAAGCTGCTGGCGAGCGCGAACGTCTGCGATAAGCGATGGGTGTTCGAGCAGTATGACTCCATGGTGCAGACCAACACGGTGCAGGGGCCCGGTGGCGAGGCCGGCGTGATTCGAATTAAGGGTACGGGTAAGAGCTCGGGTGCTCCTCGCCCTGAGGGATTGCTGGGCAAACTGGCGAATCTGGTAGCTTCATCCACCCCGCAGGGTGAGGCGACGCTTGCGAACGACAACCCGGATGCTACGAATCCTGTGGTTGATCCAGATGATTCGCATGAGTTTACCGAGACGGTGAAGGGCGACCGTGGATTGGCGATGGCGCTTGCGGGCAACGGGCGATGGACTTATCTCGATCCGAAGCTGGGTGCGATGCATGCTGTTGCTGAGGCGGCACGGAAGGTTGCGTGTACGGGCGCGATGCCGGTGTCGGCAACGAACTGTTTGAACTTTGGCAATCCTGAGAAGCCGGAGATTATGGCGCAGCTCTCACAGGCGATCGATGGAATTGCCGAGGCTTGTATTGCGCTGGGTACTCCGGTGACGGGTGGAAATGTTTCGCTTTATAACGAGACCAAGGGTGAGGGGATTTATCCGACGCCGGTGCTGGGGATCGTTGGAATTATTGATGACGTGACGAAGGCTGTGCCCTCTGCGTTTCGCAAGGCGGGCGATGTGATTCTGTTCCTCTCGGCGTTTCAGGGCGAGGGGCGGAAGATCGAACGGGAGTTTGGTTCGACCGAGTACGCGAAGACGGTGATGGGTGAGTTGTGGGGACAGCCTCCCTTGCTGAATCTAGGCGAAGAGGCTGCGCTGCATAAGGCGCTTGCGGCTCTTTCTGCGAAGGGTGTGTTGGCTTCGGCTACGGACATCTCGGACGGGGGTTCGGTAGTTGCGCTTGCGAAGGCTTGCTTCCCTCGCGATTTGGGTATTCGAGTGTCGATGAACGTGTCGGAGATGGAGCCGTTCGCGTTGAAGGAGCGGTTCTTCAGTGAGATTGGATCTTCAGTGATTGTTTCTACGGATAAAGGGCATGTGGAGGCGATTCGGGCTGTGCTCGCCGAGCATCCCAAGGTGTGGATGGCTTCTCTGGGGGAGATCACCGCGGACAACTTCGAAGTTGTGATCAACGGGAAGAAAGTTATTGATGAACCGGTCTCCGCGCTGAAGGGATCGTGGACGGGGGCACTGGAGGAGCAGTTGGCCGCAGAGGTGGTGACGGCATGAGCGATCTTCCTGAGAAAGTTATAGCAGCGCAGAACGAAATGCGGGAGTCTCTCCACTACGCTACCGCTGCGGTCGAGATGACGATATCTGAGGTGGATGAAGAAGACGAGACGCCGTTCGATAAGCTTCGCGAAGAGTGCGGAGTAATGGCGATTTATAACCATCCTGATGCGGCTCGGATGACCTACTGGGGGCTTTATTCGCTGCAGCACCGGGGGCAGGAGTCGGCGGGGATTGCCAGCGCGGATGGGTACCAAGTGAACGACATCAAAGGTATGGGGTTGGTGTCGGAGATCTTTACGGATGATGTGCTGGGCAGGCTGCCGGGGCATATTGCGATTGGGCATACGCGGTACTCGACCACGGGTGACTCTGCGCTGTTGAATGCGCAGCCGATCTCGGTGGAGAGTACGAAGGGTTTGATTGCGATTGCGCACAATGGCAACCTGATCAACCTGGGGACGGCGAAGGAGAGGCTGGAGCGCGATGGAGCGATCTTCCAGACGACGTCGGACTCCGAGATCATCATTCAATTGATTGCGCACTCGACGAAGAACACCCTGATTGACTGCATGGCTGAGGCTTTGATGCAGGTGGAAGGCGCGTTTTCGATTGTGATGATGACGCGCAACCGCATCTTCGCGGCGAGGGACCCGCATGGGTTTCGGCCGCTGGCGATGGGGCGGATTGAGGGTAAAGACGGCGCGCCGGATACGTTTGTTTTTGCGAGTGAGACGTGTGCGTTCGACCTGCTGCATGCGAAGTACGAGCGCGATGTAAAGCCGGGTGAGCTGGTGATGGTGTCGGAAGATGGCGTGACGAGCCGCTACTTCAACACGACAACCGAGCAGGCGAGCTGCGTGTTTGAACATGTTTATTTTGCACGGCCTGACTCGAAGATCTATGGGCGTTGGGTGCAGCAGTCGCGCGAAGAGATGGGGCGGCAACTGGCGCGGGAGTCGGGTGTGCCGGCGGATCTGGTCGTGCCGGTGCCGGACTCGGGCGTGACGGCAGCGATTGGGTATGCGGCGGAATCAGGGATTCCGTTTAATTTTGGGCTGATTCGAAACCACTATGTGGGACGCACGTTTATTCAGCCGGAGCAGAGAGTGCGGGACTTCGGCGTGAGGATGAAGCTGAACCCGATGCGGAATTTGCTGGAGGGAAAGCGTGTTGTGTTGATCGATGACTCGATCATTCGCGGAACGACCTCGCGGAAGATTGTGAGGATGGTGCGGGCAGCTGGGGCGACGGAGGTGCATCTGCGGATCTCTTGTCCGCCGACGATCTCGCCTTGTTTTTATGGGGTGGATACGCCCTCGAAGAAAGATTTGATTGCGGCGAACAAGTCGATCGAAGAGATCCGCGAGTTTGTCGAGGCGGATTCGCTGGCGTACCTGAGCCTGGTGGGGCTGACGCACTCCTGCACGAAGGGAGAGCCGGCGGATGGGTTGTCGCCGGGGAGCTTCTGCACGGCTTGTTATACCGGGGACTATCCGACGCAGTGGGTGGATGTGTCGGAGATTCTACCTGCGGTGACGACGGCGTAAGGCTTCGAGTCGGCAGGGAGGTTCTCCGCTGCGCTCAGACGGTCTATAATTGATAATGTAATATCAATAGCATGATTGACACAGCAGGATGCTGATGAATCTCTTCTCTGAAAGAATCTTCAAAAATATGAATGCCTCGTTGCGTGCTTCAACTTTTTCTGCAGATAGTCTTGGCGTGTGGGCCTCTGCTCTCTGCGTGGTGCATTGTGTTGTGACGCCGGTTATGGTCTCGATGTCGGTGGTGATGGCTCGATTTATTCCGGGGGAGGAGAGGACGCATCGTGCGCTGGCGGTAGGGGTCGCAGCGCTTGGTGCAATGGCGCTGGTGAAGGGATCTCGGACGCATGGGCGCAAACGCATTCTCGGGTTAATGGCGCTCGGGCTGGCGTTTATCTTCGTTGGGGCGTTCTTTGGGGAACGGCTGCCTTCCCACGGATACGAAGTCGCGGTGACGATGACGGGGAGCGCGCTGATGATCTGCGCTCACCGGATGAATCACACGTTCTGCAGAGAGTGCAGGCGGTGTACGCACTCGGATGCGGGAGTCTGTTGATGGCTATTGAACTGCGCCTTATGCCTTGATGGTCTGGAGGTAGGCGAAGTTTTCTTTGAGGCTGTCGAGGATCTGGAGGGCGGTGTCGTCCTGATCGAGGTAGGCGTAGCGGATGCCCTGCTTGTGGGCCTGAGCGAAGATGGCGGGCCAGTTGAGAGTTCCCTTGCCCATCTCGGTGATGTGCTTGGCGGTGGGGCCCATGACGAAGCCGGTGGGGGCGTTGACGATGCGGTCTTTGAGGTGGAGGAGACAGACGCGGTTGGCGTAACGGGTGAGCATGGTGAGGGGATCCTGGCCGGCCTGGGCGAGCCAGTACATGTCGAACTCGAGCTTCACGAGGGCTGGGTCGGTGTGCTGCATGAGTTCGTCGAAACCGGTGGTGGTGCCCTGCGGGGCGAACTCGTAGCAGTGGTTGTGAAAGACAAATTGCATGCCGGCGTCGTGGACGTTATGGCCCCAGGTGTTGAAGTCGGCGGCGGCTTTATGGAAGTTGTCGAGAGTCCACTGGCCCGGGTGTTCCGGGGGGATCATGGGGCATACCATGTACTCGAGGCCGAGCTGATGGGCGTAGTCGATTTTGGTGGGGACGCTGGCATAATCGAAGTGGGCGGAGACGAGGCCGAGGCCGGAGTCGGCGACGATGCGGCGGAGCTCGGGCGCGGGGTGGGTATAGACGATGGGGAAGAGCTCGATCTGGGTGTAGCCGATCTGCCGGATGGCGTGGAGGATGCCTGGGAGATCTTGCGGGGCCTCTTTGCGGACCATGTAGAGCTGGACACCGTAGACGAAGGGAGCGTCGGCGGCGAAGGCAGAGGGAAGGCGGCCGAGGGTGCAGCCGGCGGCGGTGGCGAGGGCGGAGAGGCGGAGGAAGTCGCGGCGGGTGGGCATGATCGATGCTCCTGGAGTTCTTCGAGCTGGTGGTGTTAGCGGTTCAGCTGTCTAGCGGTTTTCGGCTTCGGTGGGTGCTTTGCCTAGGATTGGAGAGCAGCAGGGCGTGCCGGAGGGCTGAAACTCCATGTATTCAACGCGGGTGAGATCGGGGTCGAAGAGGTTGAGCTGGACCTTGCCGTCTTTGCCCATCTGGGTTTTGGCGCAGTTGGGGCCTTCGCATTTGTTGCGGGCGAGGGATGCAACGACGTCACTCATCTGGCTGGTGCCGAGTGAGAAATGATTGAGGACGCCGAGCTGTTTGGCGGAGGGAGTGGTGTCGTAGAGCATGTACTCGAGCCAGTCGGTGCCGTCGGGAACCTGCTGGCTGACCCAGTCGGTCTTGCCCTCCTGCATGCCGCCGTGCCAGTAGGGGCGGAAGCCGAGGAGGTCCTTGTAGAAGCGATCTTCGGCGGCGGCGTCTTTGACGAGGAAGCCGGTGTGGATGATGCGATGGGAGGTGGCGTCGGGCGAGGTGATGGGAAGGCCTGGGATTTTGGTGCCCTCTTGCACGAAGTAGACGAGGTTGCCTTCGGGGTCGTGGACGGCGAAGGTTTCGTGGGCGAGAGGCTGCTCTATGACGACTTTGTGAGCTTTGAGGAAGCGCTCCAGGGCTGTGGCGTCGTGGGTGGTGAAGGCGATTGCTGCTAGGCGACTGGCAGGTGCGGGGTTGGGCAGGGCTTCGACCTCCAGCCACTGGAGGTCGTTGACGGAGTAGCGAGTGATGCCGTCGCTCTCTGCGTGGCCCAGTCCGAGAGTTTTGCCGTAGAAGGTGGCGGAGGCAGCTGGATCGGCGGTGTACATGCGGATGAAGGCGATGCCGGTGATGGCGGGGCGCTCTTGTGCGAGGGAGAGACCGGAGAGGCAGAGAAGGAGGCAAAGTGCGAGGGAGAGCGGAAGACGAGGCCTGACTCTGCGCATGGGAGTCACTTTAGTTGGTGGTCCGACCTTTTGTCAAAAGATGCGTGGCAAGGGTTGATTTGACGAACTGGACGGATCAGACCGCCTCGAGGTTCATGAGGAGGTAGTCCATTCCCCAGGCGGGCTTGATGCCTTGCTGGCGGGCGAGGGTGGCGAGTTGTGCGTAGTGACGGATGCTGTGCAGTAGAAGGTGAAACAAGATCGTTTTGGGAGTGGACCGTGCGGGGCCCATGACGCGGGTCGAAAACTCGATGGGTTGGTCCCAGTCCATCTCGGAGGCGAGGAGTTTGTGGACGAGTGCGAAGGCGTGGTCGTGGGTGGCGTATATTTTTTCGACTGAGTCGTAGGAGATGCTGGTGTAGTCGGTCGCGGTGAGATCGGAGAGGCGCTCGGCGAAACGAAGCTCAACGGCGACGATGTGCTGCAGGAGCTGGGCGACGGATTGAACGTTGTTAACGTCGCAGGGCACAGCGAGCAGTTCTGGGTGGGCGGCTAAGAGGTTGCGCCAGCCGGTGGAGGTTTTTTCGACCCAGGCGATGAGTTCGTGCGCGGTGAGAGCTGGTTCGGTCATGGTCTTCTCCCTTTTCCTATTTACGAAAGATGTCATAAGAATGTTCGACTGGTCGCGACAGGGCTGCGCATAAAAAGCGCGTGTATTTGCTGCAGCCCTGTCTTAATGTTTCGGTTTTATGGATGTGCGGCGAGGAAGGCGTTGATCTCCGCGTATTCGGCTTCGGTGAGGCGGAAGGTGACGGCGGGGGTGACGCCTTCGACCTGTTTGGCGTTGCGGCCTCCGACGATGGCTGCGGTGATGGCGGGGTTGTGAAGCGTCCAGGCGATGGCTACGACGCCGGCAGTTACGTTGTGACGTGTGCCCACGGTTTTCAGGAAGTCGGCGATGGCAAGGTTGCGGGAGAGGAGCGGCTCCTGGTAGTTCTTTGCGTTGCGGCGGAAGTCGTCGCTGGGGAAGGAGGCGACGCGCTCTTTGGTCATGGCCCCGGTGAGCAGACCTGAGTGCATGGGGGCGTAGTTGATGGTGCCGATGTTGTGTTTGTGGGTGAAGGGGAGAATCTCGGCTTCGATGGCGCGGTTGAGCATGGAGTAAGGCGGCTGGTTGGAGGTGATGGGGGCGATTTTGATGGCGCGCTCCATCTGGGACACGCTGAAGTTGGAGACGCCGATCCAGCGGACCTTTCCTTCGCGCTGCAGGTCGGCCATTACCGTCCAGCCTTCTTCGATGTCTTCGTCTGGCTTGGGCCAGTGGACTTGATAGAGGTCGATGGCTTCGACTTGGAGGCGGCGAAGACTGTCTTCGACTTCGCGGCGGATTTGTTTGAGCGAGTTCGTGATCTCGCGCTTGTCGTCCCACACCATGGAACACTTGGTGAAGAGGTAGGGTTTTTGTGATGCGGATTTGACGGCTTTGCCGACGACCTCTTCGGAATGGCCTAGGCCATAGACGGCGGCGGTGTCGATCCAGTTGATGCCGAGGTCGAGTGCTTTGTGGATGGCGGTGATTGAGTCGTTGTCGTCCTGGGGGCCCCATGAGAAGGCCCAGTCGCCGCCACCGATAGCCCATGCGCCGAAGCCAATGGGGGAGATTAAGAGATCAGATTTGCCGAGTTGTTTCTTGTCCATTTTTATTGGACGCTTCGAGGGCAACGGAGGCTTCAACAGGAGATGAATAGCTGGGTTATAGGTTTGTGGTAGAGAAGCAGATTCCTCCGCTGCGCTGCGGAATGACAACAAAAACGACAACGGCAGCGGCGACGGCAACGACAACGGCAACAGATTCTATGTTGGTTCTTAGCGTAAGGCACGGTGGCCGATGTCGCGGCGGAACTGCATGCCTTCGAAGGATATCTTCGCGAGTTGGGCGTAGGCCTTGTCGAGGGCGGTTTGCAGATCGGGCGCGAAGGCGGAGATGGCGAGGACTCGGCCTCCAGCGGTGACGGTCTTTCCGTCTTTGAGGGCTGTCCCGGAGTGGAAGATGACCACGTCTTCCTCTTTGGCTTTGTCTCTCGCGTCGCCGATCGAGTTGTCGGGCAGGCCGGAGATGGGTTTGCCCGAGGCGTACTTGCCGGGGTAGCCGCCGCTGGCCGCGATAACGCAGACGCTGGCTCCGGGGCGCATGTTGATGCTGAGCTCGTTGGCGGTGCCGTCGATGGAGGCGTTGAAGAGATCGAGGATGTCGGTCTCGAGGCGGAGGAGGATAGCTTCGGTTTCGGGATCGCCGAAGCGGGTGTTGAACTCGAGGACCATGGGGCCGCGCGGTGTCATCATGATGCCGCAGAAGAGGATGCCTTTGAAGGGTTCGCCTTCGGAGTGCATGCCGTCGACTACCTTTTGCGCGACGTTGTGGAGGAGCCAGCTGCGCATGGCCGGCGTGGCGATGCCGTCGGTGGAGTAGGCTCCCATGCCGCCGGTGTTGGGGCCGGTGTCACCTTCGCCGATGCGCTTGTGGTCCTGCGCGGAGGCTATTTCGATGGCGTGAGTGCCGTCGCAGAGAGCGAAGAAGGAGAGCTCTTCGCCGGTGAGGAACTCCTCGAGAACGACTGCCTCCTCCGTCGTGCCGAGGAGGGAGCCGCTGAACATCTCGGCAGCGGCGGCTTCGGCCTGAAGGTGAGTCTCGCAGATGACGACGCCTTTGCCGGCGGCGAGGCCGGAGGCTTTGACGACGATGGGGACGGCGAAGCGAGGGAGCTCTTCGCGGACCTGCGCGAGGGTGGTGCAGATGCCATACTCCGCGGTGGGAATGGCGTGGCGTTGCATGAACTCCTTGGCGAAGGCTTTGCTGGTCTCGAGCTGGGCTGCGCCTTGCGTGGGGCCGAAGACGCGGTGGCCGCGTTTGGTGAGCTCATCGACCAGGCCGATGGAGAGAGGGAGTTCGGGGCCGATGACGGTGAGCGCGGGCTGCTCGATAGAGACGATGTTGACCAGTTCGTGGAGGTTGCCGGGGTCGCAGGGGATGCAGCGGGCGAGCGCGGCGATGCCGCCGTTGCCGGGAGCGCAGAGGACCTCGGTGACCTGAGACGATTTTAGGAGAGCCCAGACGATAGCGTGCTCGCGACCGCCGCCGCCGATTACCAGAACCTTCATTCCTTGACCTTCATTTGCTGATGCGCTCCTGTGGATGCGAAATTTGCTTCGCAACTTCGAGGCTAGCATCGTGGGAGATGAAGTCAAACCGAGTCGGCTGTAAGCTATTGACCGAGGGAAGAGAATGATTGGCGATACAGCGCAGTATCAGGAGCTGGTGAAGCTCTACGCGGCCTACGGTGATGACGAGTTGTTGGGGCTGGCTCGGGGAATGAGTGACCTTACGGATATGGCGCAGGAGGCGCTGCGAGGAGAGATGTCGCGG
This Tunturibacter gelidoferens DNA region includes the following protein-coding sequences:
- the purL gene encoding phosphoribosylformylglycinamidine synthase subunit PurL gives rise to the protein MPNLQAQQDKAPSPATITPELLKQHSITPEEYTRIETALGRTPSLTELGIFSVMWSEHCSYKSSRVHLRRLPTKGERKTGPGSVVQGPGENAGIIDVGDGWACAFKIESHNHPSYIEPYQGAATGVGGILRDIFTMNARPLAVMDSLRFGPLDEAEADESLRRRNHQIATGVVHGVAGYGNCFGVPNVGGETRFEACYSGNPLLNAFALGLVRSDEIFYAKATGVGNPVIYVGAKTGRDGIHGATMASEEFTEGSEQKRPNVQMGDPFLEKLLLEACLEAMATGAVLGIQDMGAAGLTCSTCEMGARGDLGLTVELDLVPQRETSMSSYEIMLSESQERMLLVADKARAQEVLDVFAKWGLDASIVGVVTEKPNMVITQHGELVADIPNRSLTDDAPLYHRPVGVWKAPVPLDPPAHVLEELKRPRDYTADLKKLLASANVCDKRWVFEQYDSMVQTNTVQGPGGEAGVIRIKGTGKSSGAPRPEGLLGKLANLVASSTPQGEATLANDNPDATNPVVDPDDSHEFTETVKGDRGLAMALAGNGRWTYLDPKLGAMHAVAEAARKVACTGAMPVSATNCLNFGNPEKPEIMAQLSQAIDGIAEACIALGTPVTGGNVSLYNETKGEGIYPTPVLGIVGIIDDVTKAVPSAFRKAGDVILFLSAFQGEGRKIEREFGSTEYAKTVMGELWGQPPLLNLGEEAALHKALAALSAKGVLASATDISDGGSVVALAKACFPRDLGIRVSMNVSEMEPFALKERFFSEIGSSVIVSTDKGHVEAIRAVLAEHPKVWMASLGEITADNFEVVINGKKVIDEPVSALKGSWTGALEEQLAAEVVTA
- the purF gene encoding amidophosphoribosyltransferase is translated as MTISEVDEEDETPFDKLREECGVMAIYNHPDAARMTYWGLYSLQHRGQESAGIASADGYQVNDIKGMGLVSEIFTDDVLGRLPGHIAIGHTRYSTTGDSALLNAQPISVESTKGLIAIAHNGNLINLGTAKERLERDGAIFQTTSDSEIIIQLIAHSTKNTLIDCMAEALMQVEGAFSIVMMTRNRIFAARDPHGFRPLAMGRIEGKDGAPDTFVFASETCAFDLLHAKYERDVKPGELVMVSEDGVTSRYFNTTTEQASCVFEHVYFARPDSKIYGRWVQQSREEMGRQLARESGVPADLVVPVPDSGVTAAIGYAAESGIPFNFGLIRNHYVGRTFIQPEQRVRDFGVRMKLNPMRNLLEGKRVVLIDDSIIRGTTSRKIVRMVRAAGATEVHLRISCPPTISPCFYGVDTPSKKDLIAANKSIEEIREFVEADSLAYLSLVGLTHSCTKGEPADGLSPGSFCTACYTGDYPTQWVDVSEILPAVTTA
- a CDS encoding MerC domain-containing protein — protein: MNLFSERIFKNMNASLRASTFSADSLGVWASALCVVHCVVTPVMVSMSVVMARFIPGEERTHRALAVGVAALGAMALVKGSRTHGRKRILGLMALGLAFIFVGAFFGERLPSHGYEVAVTMTGSALMICAHRMNHTFCRECRRCTHSDAGVC
- a CDS encoding sugar phosphate isomerase/epimerase family protein; this translates as MPTRRDFLRLSALATAAGCTLGRLPSAFAADAPFVYGVQLYMVRKEAPQDLPGILHAIRQIGYTQIELFPIVYTHPAPELRRIVADSGLGLVSAHFDYASVPTKIDYAHQLGLEYMVCPMIPPEHPGQWTLDNFHKAAADFNTWGHNVHDAGMQFVFHNHCYEFAPQGTTTGFDELMQHTDPALVKLEFDMYWLAQAGQDPLTMLTRYANRVCLLHLKDRIVNAPTGFVMGPTAKHITEMGKGTLNWPAIFAQAHKQGIRYAYLDQDDTALQILDSLKENFAYLQTIKA
- a CDS encoding VOC family protein, whose product is MRRVRPRLPLSLALCLLLCLSGLSLAQERPAITGIAFIRMYTADPAASATFYGKTLGLGHAESDGITRYSVNDLQWLEVEALPNPAPASRLAAIAFTTHDATALERFLKAHKVVIEQPLAHETFAVHDPEGNLVYFVQEGTKIPGLPITSPDATSHRIIHTGFLVKDAAAEDRFYKDLLGFRPYWHGGMQEGKTDWVSQQVPDGTDWLEYMLYDTTPSAKQLGVLNHFSLGTSQMSDVVASLARNKCEGPNCAKTQMGKDGKVQLNLFDPDLTRVEYMEFQPSGTPCCSPILGKAPTEAENR
- a CDS encoding DinB family protein, translated to MTEPALTAHELIAWVEKTSTGWRNLLAAHPELLAVPCDVNNVQSVAQLLQHIVAVELRFAERLSDLTATDYTSISYDSVEKIYATHDHAFALVHKLLASEMDWDQPIEFSTRVMGPARSTPKTILFHLLLHSIRHYAQLATLARQQGIKPAWGMDYLLMNLEAV
- a CDS encoding aldo/keto reductase, yielding MDKKQLGKSDLLISPIGFGAWAIGGGDWAFSWGPQDDNDSITAIHKALDLGINWIDTAAVYGLGHSEEVVGKAVKSASQKPYLFTKCSMVWDDKREITNSLKQIRREVEDSLRRLQVEAIDLYQVHWPKPDEDIEEGWTVMADLQREGKVRWIGVSNFSVSQMERAIKIAPITSNQPPYSMLNRAIEAEILPFTHKHNIGTINYAPMHSGLLTGAMTKERVASFPSDDFRRNAKNYQEPLLSRNLAIADFLKTVGTRHNVTAGVVAIAWTLHNPAITAAIVGGRNAKQVEGVTPAVTFRLTEAEYAEINAFLAAHP
- the purD gene encoding phosphoribosylamine--glycine ligase; translation: MKVLVIGGGGREHAIVWALLKSSQVTEVLCAPGNGGIAALARCIPCDPGNLHELVNIVSIEQPALTVIGPELPLSIGLVDELTKRGHRVFGPTQGAAQLETSKAFAKEFMQRHAIPTAEYGICTTLAQVREELPRFAVPIVVKASGLAAGKGVVICETHLQAEAAAAEMFSGSLLGTTEEAVVLEEFLTGEELSFFALCDGTHAIEIASAQDHKRIGEGDTGPNTGGMGAYSTDGIATPAMRSWLLHNVAQKVVDGMHSEGEPFKGILFCGIMMTPRGPMVLEFNTRFGDPETEAILLRLETDILDLFNASIDGTANELSINMRPGASVCVIAASGGYPGKYASGKPISGLPDNSIGDARDKAKEEDVVIFHSGTALKDGKTVTAGGRVLAISAFAPDLQTALDKAYAQLAKISFEGMQFRRDIGHRALR